The Palleronia sp. THAF1 genome window below encodes:
- a CDS encoding YihY/virulence factor BrkB family protein, with protein MSEIATDQDAATARPAKSTLRRSGVTWRTWWQAGKAVFLDLNDSNIGLISAGIAFYGMLAIFPTLAAIIAIWGFFADPAAVYEQLNTIRSLVPADAYVILDQQLTSLVTANSSTVGWTTLISLSFALWSSRAGVAALIRGLNAIYREKNRVGVRQLAAAFGVTFLLIGVALVALLSVVILPIVLAVLPLGPITTLMIASVRWVVALGVLIIGIGVLYRYGPNRRKARVAWLTPGALVAVVIWGAISYGFSYYLTNFGNYNEVYGALGAVIALLMWFYLSSFSILLGASLNAELERRVRVDTTVGDERPMGQRRASAADTYISD; from the coding sequence ATGAGCGAAATTGCGACAGATCAAGATGCCGCCACCGCGCGTCCCGCGAAGTCCACGTTGCGCCGATCCGGTGTGACGTGGCGCACGTGGTGGCAGGCGGGCAAGGCCGTTTTCCTCGACCTGAATGACAGCAACATCGGGCTGATCTCTGCCGGAATCGCGTTCTACGGCATGTTGGCGATCTTCCCTACCTTGGCTGCGATCATCGCGATCTGGGGCTTCTTTGCTGATCCAGCAGCGGTCTACGAGCAATTGAACACCATCCGGTCTCTGGTTCCCGCGGATGCCTACGTCATCTTGGACCAACAACTGACGTCTCTTGTCACCGCCAATTCGTCTACGGTCGGCTGGACCACTCTGATCTCGCTTAGCTTCGCGCTATGGTCGTCGCGGGCGGGTGTCGCGGCTTTGATCCGGGGTCTCAACGCCATCTACCGCGAGAAGAACCGCGTCGGCGTCCGCCAGCTTGCGGCCGCGTTCGGCGTGACGTTCCTGCTTATCGGCGTCGCGCTGGTGGCGTTGCTGTCGGTCGTCATCCTGCCAATCGTGCTGGCGGTTCTGCCGCTTGGCCCGATCACCACGCTGATGATCGCAAGTGTCCGCTGGGTCGTGGCGCTGGGTGTGCTGATCATAGGGATCGGTGTGCTGTATCGCTATGGACCGAACCGCCGCAAAGCGCGTGTTGCTTGGCTGACGCCCGGTGCGTTGGTCGCCGTTGTGATCTGGGGCGCTATTTCCTACGGCTTCAGCTACTACCTGACCAATTTCGGCAACTATAACGAAGTCTACGGTGCGTTAGGTGCCGTGATCGCGTTGCTGATGTGGTTCTACCTGTCGTCGTTCTCGATCTTGCTGGGGGCGTCGCTGAACGCGGAACTCGAACGGCGGGTGCGCGTCGACACCACAGTTGGTGATGAAAGACCCATGGGCCAGCGCCGCGCGTCCGCTGCGGACACCTACATTTCCGACTAG
- a CDS encoding RNA pyrophosphohydrolase codes for MTRYSREDLPYRDCAGVVLVNADGNVFAGQRIDHNQGAWQMPQGGIDPGETPRDAALREMTEETGITPDQVTVEAELDDWVFYDLPDDLLGRIWKGKYRGQRQKWLLCRFNGQDSDVNIATDHPEFNAWTWMAPDELVRQIVPFKRDVYAQVFKEFEGKL; via the coding sequence ATGACCCGCTATTCCCGCGAAGACCTGCCCTATCGCGACTGCGCCGGTGTCGTGCTGGTGAACGCCGACGGCAACGTATTCGCGGGGCAGCGTATCGACCACAACCAGGGCGCTTGGCAAATGCCGCAGGGCGGGATCGATCCGGGCGAAACCCCGCGCGACGCCGCCCTGCGCGAAATGACCGAGGAAACCGGCATTACGCCCGATCAGGTCACGGTCGAGGCCGAACTGGACGATTGGGTGTTCTATGACCTGCCCGACGATCTTCTGGGCCGTATCTGGAAGGGCAAATACCGCGGGCAACGTCAGAAATGGCTACTCTGCCGCTTCAACGGGCAGGACAGCGACGTGAACATCGCCACCGACCACCCGGAGTTCAACGCCTGGACCTGGATGGCACCCGACGAGTTGGTTCGCCAGATCGTCCCATTCAAACGCGATGTCTACGCGCAGGTTTTCAAAGAGTTCGAGGGTAAGTTATGA
- the rsfS gene encoding ribosome silencing factor, with the protein MATTDTMAQSNALLAEILNSLDDDKAEDVVQIDLRGKSEVADHMIVASGRSTRQVVSIADKLVERLKQKHGVLSKVEGKDAGDWVLIDAGDVIVHVFRPEVREFYQLEKMWLSPEQAAARF; encoded by the coding sequence ATGGCGACCACCGACACCATGGCCCAAAGCAACGCGCTTCTGGCCGAAATCCTCAATTCACTCGACGACGACAAGGCTGAAGACGTCGTGCAGATCGATCTACGCGGCAAATCAGAGGTCGCCGATCACATGATCGTGGCATCCGGCCGTTCGACCCGTCAGGTCGTGTCCATCGCCGACAAGCTGGTCGAGCGTCTGAAGCAAAAGCACGGCGTTCTGTCCAAAGTCGAAGGCAAAGATGCCGGCGACTGGGTGCTGATCGACGCGGGCGACGTGATCGTCCACGTGTTCCGCCCCGAAGTGCGCGAGTTCTACCAGCTTGAAAAGATGTGGCTTAGCCCCGAACAGGCCGCCGCGCGCTTCTAG
- a CDS encoding class I SAM-dependent RNA methyltransferase — protein sequence MQVTIKRLGHRGDGIADGPIYVAGALPDEVVEGDVQDGRMAAPTVVSASADRVHPDCPHYGTCGGCQVMHASDPFVGRWKIDVVRQALAAHDLPAPIKGIATSPPQSRRRAVLSGRRGKDGAVVGFHGRRSDQIVGVPDCRVLHPDIIAAFPLLRDLTERLAPRGGEMSLTVTTSKNGLDIAITGAGAVAQKTATELVRIVSEAGIARLTVDGDTLLRAVDPAQTVAGVSMVPAPGAFLQATPHGESALIACVSRALGDAGHVVDLFAGCGTFALPISRRAQVHAAEGDKAMTDALLAAWRKGRGHRPLTAETRDLFSDPLTADELSRFDAAVIDPPRAGSEAQMHQIAASKLGRVAAVSCNPVTFARDAKVLTEAGFAMEWIRVVDQFRWSTHVELAAAFTRA from the coding sequence ATGCAGGTTACGATCAAACGACTGGGCCATCGTGGTGACGGCATCGCTGACGGGCCGATTTATGTTGCCGGGGCGCTGCCGGACGAAGTGGTAGAGGGCGACGTGCAAGACGGGCGTATGGCCGCGCCAACGGTCGTTTCCGCATCTGCGGATCGGGTGCACCCGGACTGTCCACACTATGGCACGTGTGGCGGATGCCAGGTGATGCACGCGAGCGACCCGTTCGTGGGCCGATGGAAGATTGACGTGGTGCGGCAGGCGCTGGCCGCGCATGATCTGCCTGCGCCGATCAAGGGCATCGCGACTTCGCCGCCGCAATCGCGTAGACGGGCGGTATTGTCGGGGCGGCGCGGCAAGGATGGTGCTGTTGTTGGGTTCCACGGGCGCAGGTCCGACCAGATCGTCGGGGTGCCCGATTGCCGCGTTCTGCATCCAGACATCATCGCGGCCTTCCCGCTGCTGCGTGACTTGACCGAGCGGCTTGCACCGCGCGGTGGGGAAATGTCGCTGACCGTCACCACATCGAAGAACGGTTTAGATATCGCCATCACCGGCGCGGGCGCGGTTGCGCAGAAGACTGCGACCGAACTGGTGCGGATCGTGTCCGAGGCGGGGATCGCGCGGCTGACGGTGGATGGCGACACGCTGCTGCGCGCCGTCGATCCGGCGCAGACGGTCGCGGGGGTGTCGATGGTGCCCGCGCCGGGGGCCTTCCTGCAGGCGACGCCGCATGGCGAATCCGCTCTGATTGCCTGCGTCAGCCGCGCGCTTGGCGATGCAGGGCATGTGGTCGATCTGTTCGCGGGCTGTGGCACCTTCGCTTTGCCGATCTCCCGTCGCGCGCAGGTTCACGCGGCAGAGGGCGACAAGGCGATGACCGACGCGCTGTTGGCGGCGTGGCGCAAGGGGCGCGGCCATCGCCCATTGACGGCGGAAACGCGCGATCTTTTTAGCGATCCTTTGACGGCGGACGAACTATCACGCTTCGATGCGGCTGTCATCGATCCGCCACGTGCCGGGTCCGAGGCGCAGATGCACCAGATCGCGGCCTCTAAATTGGGCCGCGTCGCAGCGGTGTCCTGCAACCCGGTGACGTTCGCGCGGGATGCGAAGGTACTGACAGAGGCGGGCTTCGCAATGGAGTGGATACGGGTCGTGGACCAATTCCGCTGGTCCACGCATGTGGAGCTGGCGGCGGCGTTCACCCGAGCCTAG
- a CDS encoding murein hydrolase activator EnvC family protein, which translates to MIRATVLTLALALPAHAQTDPAAMAENAAGQLRVAAAGLNVADNGYGRIAALTKVIRAYEDGLAAMRASLRAARDRESQVTERLATDTAQVGAVLNALTAMGQAPEAMLLLHPSGPTATARAGMLMRDVTPAMLSRVEDLRRDLQEVSTMRGLQDSALVDLEQGLSEWQDARARLAAAIEARSDLPRRATEDPATMERLAANAQTLSDFAQSLSTLPPDALADSLPAFAEARGQLGLPVPGRLARAYQETDAAGIARPGWVIDTAPGTLVTTPWAGTIRYLGPLLDYKNVMILEPEPGYLMVFAGMADVYGATGEVLPAGAPIGIMGGSVDAEMAGFQPDGAETGGQRLYVEIRHDRSPQDPAEWFVLDQG; encoded by the coding sequence ATGATCCGGGCCACCGTTCTGACCCTTGCGCTGGCGCTGCCCGCCCACGCCCAGACCGATCCGGCGGCGATGGCCGAAAATGCCGCAGGGCAGTTGCGTGTGGCCGCCGCCGGGCTGAACGTGGCCGATAATGGCTACGGGCGGATTGCTGCACTGACGAAGGTGATCCGCGCCTATGAGGACGGATTGGCCGCCATGCGCGCCAGCCTGCGCGCCGCGCGTGACCGCGAGTCCCAAGTGACCGAACGACTGGCGACAGACACGGCGCAGGTGGGCGCTGTTCTGAACGCTCTGACCGCCATGGGACAGGCACCCGAGGCGATGCTGCTGTTACATCCCTCTGGCCCCACGGCCACCGCGCGCGCCGGGATGCTGATGCGCGACGTCACGCCCGCGATGCTGTCGCGCGTGGAAGACCTGCGCCGCGATCTGCAAGAGGTTTCGACCATGCGAGGCCTGCAGGACAGTGCCCTGGTCGATCTGGAGCAAGGTCTTTCGGAGTGGCAAGACGCCCGCGCGCGCCTTGCTGCCGCGATCGAGGCACGCTCGGACCTGCCGCGCCGCGCGACCGAAGATCCCGCCACGATGGAGCGTCTGGCCGCCAACGCGCAGACGCTATCGGACTTCGCGCAAAGCCTATCGACCCTGCCGCCCGATGCGCTGGCCGACAGCCTGCCCGCCTTTGCCGAGGCCCGCGGCCAGCTTGGCCTGCCGGTACCCGGTCGCTTGGCCCGTGCCTATCAGGAAACCGACGCCGCCGGTATCGCGCGGCCCGGATGGGTGATCGACACAGCCCCCGGCACGCTGGTCACGACGCCATGGGCGGGAACGATCCGCTACCTTGGGCCGCTGTTGGACTACAAGAATGTGATGATACTAGAGCCTGAACCGGGGTATCTGATGGTGTTCGCCGGGATGGCGGATGTTTATGGTGCGACCGGAGAAGTCCTGCCCGCCGGTGCCCCCATCGGTATCATGGGCGGTTCGGTGGATGCGGAAATGGCGGGGTTCCAACCCGACGGGGCCGAAACAGGCGGTCAGAGACTATATGTAGAGATACGGCACGACCGGTCGCCGCAGGACCCTGCGGAATGGTTCGTGCTCGATCAAGGATGA
- the rlmH gene encoding 23S rRNA (pseudouridine(1915)-N(3))-methyltransferase RlmH, with the protein MRVRICAVGRLRTGPERTLIDDYVTRFDRTGRALSLGPLTESEVETRKTSGMDAEAEALARAIPDGAVLVTLDERGKPLTSPDLAQLLARYRDAGRPEIAFVIGGADGIAPDLRARADMSISFGKMVWPHMLVRVMLAEQIYRAASILAGSPYHRV; encoded by the coding sequence ATGCGTGTTCGCATATGCGCCGTGGGCCGGTTACGCACCGGCCCCGAGCGCACCCTGATCGACGATTACGTCACCCGGTTCGACCGGACCGGGCGCGCGTTGTCGCTTGGCCCGCTGACCGAGTCAGAGGTCGAGACCCGGAAGACCAGCGGCATGGATGCCGAGGCCGAAGCGCTTGCACGCGCGATCCCCGACGGGGCCGTTCTTGTCACGCTGGACGAACGGGGCAAGCCGCTGACCTCTCCTGACCTTGCACAATTGCTCGCGCGCTACCGCGACGCGGGACGTCCGGAGATCGCCTTCGTCATCGGCGGTGCGGATGGGATCGCGCCCGACCTGCGCGCGCGCGCCGATATGTCCATCAGCTTTGGCAAGATGGTCTGGCCGCACATGCTGGTCCGCGTCATGCTGGCCGAACAGATCTACCGTGCCGCGTCGATATTGGCGGGAAGCCCCTATCACCGTGTCTGA
- a CDS encoding Crp/Fnr family transcriptional regulator: MENARSAQMFTVLEGLAIRFKTLDDGRRQIINFVMPGDFIGLQAAVADEMGHSVEAVTDMTLCVFERAELFSIFQNHPSRAYDITWLGATEEHFLGEALTSIGQRSAIERIAWGLLNIWMRAIQLDLLQDGELLFPFRQQDLADTLGLSLVHTNKTLAKLRERGLLSWSSNRLALHDVPALEKLAVVSIEDFKRHRPLM; encoded by the coding sequence ATGGAAAACGCGCGATCTGCGCAGATGTTTACCGTGCTCGAAGGTCTGGCGATCCGGTTCAAGACGCTGGACGATGGCCGTCGCCAGATCATCAACTTCGTCATGCCGGGCGACTTCATCGGTTTGCAAGCGGCCGTGGCCGACGAGATGGGGCATAGCGTCGAAGCTGTTACCGACATGACGCTCTGCGTCTTCGAGCGTGCGGAATTGTTCTCGATCTTCCAGAACCACCCGTCGCGCGCATACGACATCACCTGGCTCGGCGCGACGGAGGAACATTTCCTTGGCGAAGCGCTAACGAGTATTGGGCAGCGCTCGGCCATCGAGAGGATCGCTTGGGGCCTGCTGAATATCTGGATGCGTGCGATTCAGCTTGATTTGTTGCAGGACGGCGAACTGCTGTTTCCGTTCCGTCAGCAGGATCTGGCGGACACGCTTGGGCTGTCCTTAGTGCATACGAACAAGACCCTCGCCAAGCTGCGCGAGCGCGGCCTTCTGTCGTGGAGCAGCAACCGGCTGGCGCTGCATGATGTGCCTGCGTTGGAAAAGCTGGCAGTCGTCAGCATCGAAGACTTCAAGCGGCACCGCCCGCTTATGTAA
- a CDS encoding ABC transporter ATP-binding protein: MRRLASLIDAFRPADGPPPRTLGAFMRWALAGSWRWMAVAGGLSALAGTAEVVTALLLGKVIDSAVDTGVETYFDANLWLIVGTAAFFLLLRPLLFGLSSAANSIMVAPNVNPMVLMRLHRYTLGQAVTFFDDDFAGRIAQKQMQTSRAITDVASEFINVVCFALASLVGSALLLTTINVWMALGLALWAVAYLFLIRWFMPRIRKRSKARAATRAMVSGQVVDTITNIKTVKLFAHDDYEDRAAFDSIATFREKVVDYGILSAGFRFTLMAVAGVLPVLLIGGTLWLWSRGSASAGDIAAAGAISIRIAQMTGWVSFTLMAMYANVGEVEDGMNTLTPPHALPDAADAIQLPEGSEVALNDVTFTYGRGTGGLRDVSLTLHEGEKVGVVGASGAGKSTLVALLLRLYDVEQGAVRVAGADVRGVTQESLRRRIGMVTQETAMFNRSARENILYGNPEASEDDMIAAAKQAEAHEFILQLQDFKGRTGYDAHLGERGVKLSGGQRQRIALARAILKDAPILVLDEATSALDSEVEASIQDALERVMEGKTVLAIAHRLSTIAHMDRIVVLEEGRIVEEGTHSELQAMGGIYARYWKRQSGGFLRYDEAAE; the protein is encoded by the coding sequence ATGCGCAGGCTCGCCTCTCTGATCGACGCTTTCCGCCCCGCCGACGGTCCCCCGCCGCGGACGCTGGGTGCATTCATGCGCTGGGCACTGGCGGGATCGTGGCGTTGGATGGCCGTGGCCGGGGGCCTGTCCGCATTGGCTGGCACCGCAGAGGTCGTGACGGCACTTTTGCTGGGCAAGGTCATCGACTCGGCGGTGGACACCGGTGTCGAAACCTACTTCGACGCGAACCTCTGGCTGATCGTCGGCACCGCCGCGTTCTTCCTGTTGCTGCGGCCTTTGCTGTTCGGATTATCGTCAGCCGCGAATTCGATCATGGTTGCGCCAAATGTGAACCCGATGGTCCTGATGCGCCTGCACCGCTACACGCTGGGGCAGGCCGTCACCTTCTTCGACGATGACTTCGCGGGCCGCATCGCGCAAAAGCAGATGCAGACCTCGCGCGCGATCACCGATGTCGCCAGCGAATTCATCAACGTGGTGTGCTTCGCGCTGGCCTCATTGGTCGGATCGGCGCTGTTGCTCACGACGATCAACGTCTGGATGGCGCTGGGCCTGGCGCTTTGGGCCGTCGCCTACCTGTTCCTGATCCGCTGGTTCATGCCACGCATCCGCAAACGCTCAAAAGCGCGGGCCGCGACGCGGGCGATGGTGTCGGGGCAGGTCGTGGATACGATCACCAATATCAAGACGGTCAAGCTGTTCGCCCACGACGACTATGAGGACCGCGCCGCCTTCGATTCCATCGCGACCTTCCGTGAAAAGGTGGTGGACTACGGCATTCTGTCCGCAGGCTTCCGCTTTACGCTGATGGCCGTCGCAGGCGTTCTGCCGGTCCTGTTGATCGGCGGCACGTTGTGGCTGTGGTCGCGCGGCTCGGCCTCTGCCGGGGACATCGCGGCTGCGGGCGCGATTTCGATCCGTATCGCGCAGATGACGGGCTGGGTGTCGTTCACCTTGATGGCGATGTACGCGAACGTGGGCGAGGTCGAGGATGGGATGAACACCCTGACGCCGCCCCATGCCTTGCCGGATGCTGCCGATGCGATCCAGTTGCCCGAGGGCAGTGAGGTTGCGTTGAATGATGTGACCTTCACCTACGGGCGCGGCACAGGCGGCCTGCGGGATGTGTCGCTGACCCTACATGAGGGCGAGAAGGTCGGAGTCGTGGGTGCGTCCGGCGCGGGCAAGTCGACGCTCGTGGCGCTGTTGCTGCGCTTGTATGATGTGGAACAGGGCGCGGTACGGGTGGCGGGAGCCGACGTGCGCGGTGTGACGCAGGAAAGCCTGCGGCGCCGTATCGGGATGGTCACGCAGGAAACCGCAATGTTCAATCGTTCGGCGCGCGAAAATATCCTGTATGGCAACCCAGAGGCGTCCGAAGACGACATGATCGCCGCCGCCAAGCAGGCGGAAGCGCATGAGTTCATTCTGCAACTTCAAGACTTCAAGGGCCGCACCGGCTACGACGCGCATCTGGGCGAGCGGGGCGTCAAGCTGTCGGGTGGCCAACGCCAGCGTATTGCCCTGGCCCGCGCTATTCTGAAGGACGCCCCGATCCTTGTGTTGGATGAGGCGACGAGCGCCCTTGATTCCGAAGTCGAAGCCTCGATCCAGGACGCCTTGGAACGTGTGATGGAGGGCAAGACGGTGCTGGCCATCGCGCACCGCCTGTCGACGATTGCGCATATGGACCGGATCGTCGTGTTGGAAGAGGGACGCATCGTGGAAGAGGGGACGCACTCCGAGCTGCAGGCCATGGGCGGCATCTACGCGCGCTATTGGAAGCGCCAGTCAGGCGGCTTCCTGCGCTATGACGAGGCTGCCGAATAG
- a CDS encoding DUF883 family protein yields MVKAVDTNVPHAAQTGAGNTSTEDLQRQVEMLKSDISKLTESLGDYGRTKGREAQAEARRRADELRSEAQAKYDDVESYVRENPAQALGIAAGIGLLIGMLSRR; encoded by the coding sequence ATGGTCAAAGCAGTAGACACTAACGTTCCGCACGCCGCACAGACCGGCGCTGGGAACACAAGCACCGAGGACCTGCAACGCCAGGTCGAGATGCTGAAGTCGGATATTTCGAAACTGACCGAGTCGCTCGGCGACTACGGCCGCACGAAGGGTCGTGAAGCACAGGCTGAAGCCCGCCGTCGTGCCGACGAATTGCGTAGCGAAGCGCAGGCGAAGTATGACGATGTAGAAAGCTACGTACGTGAGAATCCGGCGCAGGCGTTGGGCATCGCGGCAGGCATCGGCCTGCTGATCGGCATGTTGTCGCGTCGCTGA
- a CDS encoding S41 family peptidase has product MKKFAMAAIGGTLAGAVLTTQVAGPLIAQENANNTSVYEQLDLFGDIFERIRAQYVEEVEEEDLIEAAINGMLTSLDPHSSYLSPTDADRMRDQTRGEFGGLGIEVTQEDGFVKVVSPMDGTPADEAGMQAGDFITHVDGEGLLGLTLDDAIELMRGPVGSEIVITVVREGADEPFDVSIIRDTIELTAVRGRLEGDTVVLRVITFSDQTYPKLEETLNDLVEEAGGIDAVNGFVLDLRNNPGGLLTQAIRVSDAFLEEGEIVSTRGRDQADSDRVNATAGDLAEGKPVVVLINGGSASASEIVAGALQDHRRAIVVGTKSFGKGSVQTVMPLRGEGAMRLTTARYYTPSGRSIQSLGVSPDIVVQQPPVEQVEVMEDEEEDNARRRRSEADLRGAISNDSLSEDEQQIIREEQEAAEQAAELRIEDYQLAYAIDILKGYMAIRSEQ; this is encoded by the coding sequence ATGAAGAAATTTGCGATGGCCGCGATCGGCGGAACACTGGCGGGCGCGGTCCTGACGACGCAGGTGGCAGGGCCGCTGATTGCGCAGGAAAACGCGAACAATACCAGCGTGTACGAACAGCTTGACCTGTTCGGCGACATCTTCGAGCGCATCCGCGCGCAATATGTCGAAGAGGTCGAGGAAGAGGATCTGATCGAGGCCGCCATCAACGGCATGCTCACATCCCTTGATCCGCACTCGTCCTACCTGTCGCCCACCGATGCCGACCGTATGCGCGACCAGACGCGCGGCGAGTTCGGCGGTCTGGGCATCGAGGTGACGCAGGAAGACGGCTTCGTGAAGGTCGTGTCGCCCATGGATGGCACCCCGGCGGACGAGGCCGGAATGCAGGCGGGCGACTTCATCACCCACGTGGACGGCGAGGGCTTGCTTGGACTTACGCTGGACGACGCCATCGAACTGATGCGCGGGCCGGTGGGATCGGAAATCGTCATCACCGTCGTTCGCGAAGGCGCGGATGAGCCGTTCGACGTGTCGATCATCCGCGACACCATCGAACTGACCGCCGTCCGCGGACGGCTGGAGGGCGACACAGTCGTCCTGCGGGTCATCACCTTCTCTGACCAGACCTACCCCAAGCTGGAGGAGACGCTGAACGATCTGGTCGAGGAAGCGGGCGGTATCGACGCCGTCAACGGCTTCGTGCTGGACCTGCGCAACAACCCCGGCGGTCTGCTGACACAGGCCATCCGGGTCAGCGATGCGTTCCTGGAGGAAGGCGAAATCGTCTCGACCCGTGGCCGCGATCAAGCCGACAGTGACCGCGTGAATGCGACTGCAGGCGACTTGGCCGAAGGCAAGCCGGTGGTCGTTCTGATCAACGGCGGATCGGCGTCAGCCTCCGAGATCGTCGCGGGCGCTTTGCAGGATCACCGCCGCGCCATCGTCGTCGGCACCAAGTCCTTCGGCAAAGGCTCTGTCCAGACGGTCATGCCCCTGCGCGGAGAGGGTGCGATGCGCCTGACCACGGCGCGCTACTACACGCCGTCGGGCCGCTCTATCCAGTCGCTGGGCGTGTCGCCCGACATCGTGGTCCAGCAGCCTCCGGTCGAGCAGGTCGAGGTGATGGAGGACGAAGAAGAGGACAATGCCCGCCGTCGCCGCTCTGAGGCCGATCTGCGCGGCGCGATTTCGAACGACAGCCTTTCGGAAGACGAGCAGCAGATCATCCGCGAAGAACAGGAGGCCGCAGAGCAAGCGGCCGAACTGCGGATAGAGGATTACCAGCTGGCTTATGCCATCGACATCCTCAAGGGATACATGGCGATTCGGTCCGAGCAATGA
- the gpmI gene encoding 2,3-bisphosphoglycerate-independent phosphoglycerate mutase, whose protein sequence is MRTPKPVVLCILDGWGDRDTRDNNAPALANTPNFDRIRAAGPSSQLVTFGPDVGLPNGQMGNSEVGHTNIGAGRVVAMDLGQIDLAIEDGSFFENGALQSFISNLNASGGAAHLMGVVSDGGVHGHLDHIVAAAKAIRDADIPVVIHAITDGRDVAPQSALGFLDDLLAKLPDGCSIATVTGRYYAMDRDNRWERVETAYRAMVDGTGKATAPDAKTAVQQSYDNDKVDEFIPATVIDDYKGMHDTDGIFCLNFRADRAREILRAMGQPGFAEFDVSGRPDFNARLGMVEYSDDHADWFSAVFPKRKLVNTLGEWVAKHGLRQFRVAETEKYPHVTFFLNGGRETPEEGEDRKMPKSPKVATYDMQPAMSAGEVTDHFVKAIESGYDLIVCNYANPDMVGHTGDLDAAIAACEAVDQGLGRVLAALEKAGGAMIVTADHGNCETMVDPETGGPHTSHTTNLVPCILVGGPDGAPLANGKLGDLAPTLLELMGLPKPDEMTGESLIRR, encoded by the coding sequence ATGCGCACCCCTAAACCCGTCGTTCTATGTATCCTCGATGGCTGGGGCGACCGCGACACGCGTGACAACAACGCCCCCGCGTTGGCCAACACACCGAACTTCGACCGCATCCGCGCGGCGGGTCCGTCGTCGCAGCTTGTAACCTTCGGCCCTGATGTGGGGCTGCCGAATGGGCAGATGGGCAATTCTGAAGTCGGTCACACCAACATCGGTGCGGGCCGTGTGGTCGCGATGGACCTTGGGCAGATCGACCTGGCCATCGAAGATGGGTCGTTCTTCGAAAACGGCGCGCTGCAAAGCTTCATATCGAACCTGAACGCCAGCGGCGGTGCGGCGCACCTGATGGGCGTTGTGTCCGATGGCGGGGTCCATGGGCATCTGGATCACATCGTTGCCGCCGCGAAGGCGATCCGTGACGCGGATATTCCGGTCGTCATCCACGCGATCACCGACGGACGCGACGTAGCCCCACAGTCCGCGCTGGGGTTTCTGGACGATCTTCTGGCCAAGCTGCCGGATGGCTGCTCCATCGCGACCGTGACGGGGCGCTACTACGCCATGGACCGCGATAATCGGTGGGAGCGGGTCGAAACCGCCTATCGCGCGATGGTGGACGGCACGGGCAAGGCGACGGCCCCGGACGCCAAGACCGCTGTTCAGCAGTCCTACGACAACGACAAGGTGGATGAGTTCATCCCCGCGACCGTCATCGACGACTACAAGGGAATGCACGACACCGACGGTATCTTCTGCCTCAACTTTCGCGCTGACCGGGCCCGCGAGATCCTCCGCGCGATGGGCCAGCCGGGGTTCGCCGAATTCGATGTCTCGGGCCGCCCCGACTTCAACGCGCGGCTGGGGATGGTCGAATACTCTGACGACCACGCCGACTGGTTCTCTGCCGTCTTCCCCAAGCGCAAGCTGGTGAACACGCTGGGCGAATGGGTGGCCAAGCATGGTCTGCGACAGTTCCGCGTGGCTGAGACAGAGAAGTATCCGCACGTCACGTTCTTTCTGAACGGCGGTCGCGAAACGCCGGAAGAGGGTGAAGACCGCAAGATGCCGAAGTCTCCGAAGGTCGCCACCTATGACATGCAGCCAGCGATGAGCGCGGGCGAAGTGACGGACCATTTCGTGAAGGCTATCGAGAGCGGTTACGATCTGATCGTCTGCAACTACGCCAACCCAGACATGGTGGGCCACACCGGCGATCTGGATGCTGCCATCGCCGCTTGTGAGGCTGTGGATCAGGGGCTCGGCCGGGTGCTGGCGGCGCTGGAAAAGGCGGGCGGCGCGATGATCGTGACCGCCGACCATGGCAATTGCGAAACCATGGTCGATCCCGAAACGGGCGGGCCGCATACCTCGCACACGACGAACCTTGTGCCCTGCATCCTTGTGGGTGGGCCTGATGGCGCGCCCTTGGCGAACGGCAAGCTGGGTGATCTGGCGCCGACACTTCTGGAACTGATGGGCCTGCCGAAGCCGGACGAGATGACCGGCGAAAGCCTGATCCGTCGATGA